One window of Oscillospiraceae bacterium genomic DNA carries:
- the uvrC gene encoding excinuclease ABC subunit UvrC — translation MPISGNPKLAEHREKLKLVPKKPGVYLMKNRDDRVIYVGKAKSLWNRLSQYFGGSPKDLKTMQMVLHVDHFDYIITDSEKDAFLLENNLIKKYKPKYNILLKDDKTYPFIKIEKKTVYPYLSLVRKTERDANKYYGPYLNAQVVNGAIDLISKEYKLRTCHADLTKEKKRPCLNYHMGYCSAPCTRMVSCEEYDHQLKEAIHALDSGLKSLIPVLAKKMEACVENLDFEGAAKYRDNIRLAEKFAEKHQVVTVKKVNLDVLYCYRDGEISAISVLTVKDGIIHDKKSYTFPDSRDVSDEDMIASFLKQFYLARDTITKRIVISINTDYQIPYEELSKQMEELFQEGITVSRGRGKFTKNLIEMARVNAIEAIKLRLKTKIDDQLFLLKEFVGLEQAPLRIESYDNSNTAGSNAVGVMTVYENGVLSQKEKRTFGIKNHNGSDDYAAMYEVLDRRIYHLTNSDKGFEVAPDLILVDGGKGQVKCAKEVLLKYGFSIPVFGMVKDDKHRLKDLTDGYRLLDLKSNKALFVFLSKINEQTHKNAISYHKKKNTLTATQSELLTIPKVGMATIKKLYGHFKTLKQIKEATLEELQKALPFGVALNIYQYFHNEENESH, via the coding sequence ATGCCGATAAGCGGAAATCCAAAGTTGGCAGAGCATCGAGAAAAGCTGAAGCTGGTGCCAAAAAAACCAGGCGTATATCTGATGAAAAACAGAGATGACCGCGTGATATATGTAGGTAAGGCAAAGTCCCTGTGGAACCGATTATCTCAGTATTTCGGAGGTTCTCCCAAAGACTTAAAAACCATGCAGATGGTTCTGCATGTGGATCACTTTGATTATATCATCACAGACTCGGAAAAAGATGCATTCCTGCTGGAAAACAATCTGATCAAAAAATACAAGCCCAAATATAACATTCTTTTAAAAGATGACAAAACCTACCCCTTTATTAAAATAGAAAAGAAAACCGTTTACCCCTATCTTTCGCTGGTTCGTAAAACCGAACGGGACGCCAATAAATACTACGGTCCTTACCTGAATGCACAGGTGGTAAACGGTGCCATTGATTTGATTTCCAAAGAATATAAACTAAGAACCTGTCACGCAGACTTAACCAAAGAAAAAAAACGTCCCTGCTTAAATTATCATATGGGATACTGCTCTGCACCTTGCACAAGAATGGTGAGCTGCGAAGAATATGATCATCAGCTCAAAGAAGCTATTCATGCACTGGATTCCGGATTGAAAAGTTTAATTCCCGTTTTAGCAAAAAAAATGGAAGCCTGCGTAGAAAACCTGGATTTTGAAGGTGCGGCAAAATATCGGGACAATATTCGTTTAGCAGAAAAATTTGCTGAAAAGCATCAGGTTGTGACTGTAAAAAAAGTCAACCTGGATGTTTTATATTGCTACCGCGATGGTGAAATTTCCGCTATTTCGGTGTTGACCGTGAAAGACGGAATCATTCACGATAAAAAAAGCTATACCTTTCCGGATTCCCGAGATGTATCCGATGAGGATATGATTGCTTCCTTTTTAAAACAATTTTATCTGGCAAGAGATACCATCACAAAACGAATTGTGATATCCATTAATACAGATTACCAAATTCCCTATGAAGAACTTTCCAAACAAATGGAAGAGCTGTTTCAAGAAGGTATCACCGTATCCCGGGGCCGCGGAAAATTCACAAAAAATCTCATTGAAATGGCAAGAGTTAATGCCATTGAAGCCATCAAACTCCGTCTGAAAACCAAAATAGATGACCAGCTCTTTCTGCTAAAAGAATTTGTCGGTTTGGAACAAGCTCCTTTGCGAATTGAAAGTTACGACAATTCCAACACTGCAGGCTCCAATGCAGTTGGTGTTATGACGGTGTACGAAAATGGTGTTCTCTCTCAAAAAGAAAAGAGAACCTTTGGCATCAAAAACCATAACGGTTCTGACGATTATGCCGCTATGTACGAAGTGCTGGACCGCCGGATTTATCACCTTACCAATAGTGACAAAGGGTTTGAAGTTGCTCCTGATCTGATTTTGGTAGACGGTGGAAAAGGTCAGGTGAAATGTGCGAAAGAAGTTCTCTTAAAATACGGATTCTCAATACCGGTATTCGGAATGGTGAAGGATGACAAGCACCGTCTGAAGGATCTGACAGACGGTTATCGCTTGTTGGATTTAAAATCCAACAAAGCTTTGTTTGTGTTTCTTTCCAAAATCAATGAGCAAACACACAAAAACGCCATCTCCTACCACAAGAAAAAAAACACTTTGACAGCTACCCAATCAGAGCTTCTGACAATTCCCAAGGTTGGCATGGCTACCATAAAAAAACTGTACGGACACTTTAAAACTTTAAAACAAATAAAAGAAGCAACCCTTGAGGAATTGCAAAAAGCCCTTCCTTTCGGGGTTGCGTTAAATATTTATCAGTATTTTCACAACGAGGAAAACGAAAGTCATTAA
- the coaD gene encoding pantetheine-phosphate adenylyltransferase has product MKTAIYPGSFDPLTNGHLDIITRSSKLFDKVIVTVLTNSAKKPLFTVEERLELIRRTTRHLPNVEVVCYDGLLVDFAKKNDCNVLIKGLRVVSDFEYEFQMALANKNQMPDLETMFLPTAQEYMFLSSSIVKELARYKGDLSGLVPKEIEQDILNKF; this is encoded by the coding sequence ATGAAAACAGCGATTTACCCCGGTAGTTTTGACCCTTTAACCAATGGCCATCTGGATATTATCACCAGATCTTCAAAACTGTTTGACAAAGTGATTGTAACGGTACTTACCAACAGTGCAAAGAAACCTTTGTTCACTGTGGAAGAACGGCTGGAATTGATTCGCCGCACCACCCGCCACCTGCCCAATGTGGAAGTGGTTTGTTACGATGGTTTACTGGTGGATTTTGCCAAAAAAAACGACTGCAACGTGCTGATAAAAGGCTTGCGGGTTGTGTCAGATTTTGAATATGAATTTCAAATGGCTTTAGCCAACAAAAATCAAATGCCGGACTTGGAAACAATGTTCTTACCAACCGCGCAGGAATATATGTTCCTGTCCTCCAGCATTGTGAAAGAACTTGCTCGTTACAAAGGCGACCTTTCCGGGCTTGTTCCCAAAGAAATTGAACAGGATATTTTAAACAAATTTTAA
- the rsmD gene encoding 16S rRNA (guanine(966)-N(2))-methyltransferase RsmD — translation MKVTSGIRKGAILEASPDLSVRPTTDKVKQSIFNMIQFEVPKRCVLDLFAGSGAMGIEALSRGATRCTFVDLNPEFVKKNIAKLRFEEMSEIIRSDYLDFLGKCNHQFDLVFLDPPYGKKMIDSALKKLVENNLLSTNAIVVWECDEKEEVAIPESIEMIKERVFGRIRTRIGVKK, via the coding sequence TTGAAGGTTACCAGCGGAATTCGAAAAGGAGCTATTTTAGAGGCTTCTCCGGACCTTTCCGTCCGCCCCACCACCGATAAAGTCAAGCAATCAATTTTCAATATGATTCAGTTTGAAGTGCCAAAAAGATGTGTGCTTGATTTATTTGCAGGAAGCGGCGCTATGGGAATCGAAGCCTTAAGCCGCGGTGCAACACGTTGTACTTTTGTGGATTTAAATCCCGAGTTTGTGAAGAAAAACATTGCAAAGCTTCGTTTTGAAGAAATGTCTGAAATCATTCGAAGCGATTATCTTGACTTTTTAGGAAAATGTAACCATCAATTTGATTTGGTATTTTTAGACCCTCCTTATGGAAAAAAAATGATTGATTCCGCACTCAAAAAGCTGGTGGAAAACAATCTTTTATCAACCAACGCTATTGTGGTGTGGGAATGTGATGAAAAAGAAGAGGTTGCAATTCCCGAATCCATAGAAATGATCAAAGAAAGAGTTTTCGGAAGAATACGAACAAGAATTGGAGTCAAAAAATGA
- the recJ gene encoding single-stranded-DNA-specific exonuclease RecJ: MMTKKSKWVLKQPNPELSKKIGEELKLHPLCANVLCNRGIETTEQATRFLNPDVNTLLDPFLLRDMKKAVDKIQEIIADNQKIVVYGDYDVDGITAVSMMYLYLKSKGANVSYYIPSRSDEGYGLNKEAVLSFKNEGVGLIITADCGITAFDDISYATSLGISVVITDHHKCKEQLPPAYAIVNPKRPDCPYPFKELSGVGVAFKLIEALEGGGKSKELLEQYGDLLCLGTIADIVTLTEENRVFVSLGLKLLDDPQNLGLKALIQEAGLSGKVLTSSHVGFIIAPRINAVGRLGNAVDAVKLFTTSNAKEAETLAKMLCDENVRRQTIEQEILLTACQIIDKEKLHTTDRVIVLASEAWHHGVIGIVASRITERYGKPCVLMAIDGNEAKGSCRGVQGFNMFEALSYCDDLLLKFGGHELAAGLTVSKDNIDAFREKINAYAKENFNTKVYVEEIAYEGKITDKDINLELTDMLESIQPCGMGNPMPQFLIEKVKIENLTYFGDEKHIRLRFSKKSFSIMVIGFGLGTNESFRMLRDGDIVNAIVSPYTNEYRGKKYPALKLKDIKLV, encoded by the coding sequence ATGATGACGAAGAAAAGCAAATGGGTGTTGAAACAGCCGAATCCCGAATTATCAAAAAAGATAGGAGAAGAGCTGAAATTGCACCCCCTTTGTGCAAATGTTCTTTGCAACCGCGGCATTGAAACTACCGAGCAGGCGACTCGTTTTTTAAACCCTGATGTGAATACGCTTTTAGATCCGTTTTTACTTCGGGATATGAAAAAAGCAGTAGATAAAATTCAGGAAATCATTGCAGATAATCAGAAAATTGTGGTTTACGGTGATTATGATGTAGATGGAATCACCGCTGTTTCCATGATGTATCTGTATTTAAAATCCAAAGGAGCAAACGTTTCTTACTATATTCCGTCCCGTTCTGACGAAGGATACGGTTTAAATAAAGAAGCAGTTCTATCCTTCAAAAATGAAGGAGTAGGCTTGATTATCACAGCTGATTGCGGTATCACCGCATTTGATGATATCAGCTATGCCACTTCTTTGGGAATTTCTGTGGTAATTACCGACCATCATAAATGTAAGGAGCAACTGCCTCCTGCCTATGCTATTGTGAACCCCAAACGTCCCGATTGCCCCTATCCTTTTAAGGAGCTTTCCGGGGTTGGTGTTGCCTTTAAGCTGATTGAAGCGCTGGAAGGCGGCGGAAAATCCAAAGAGCTTTTGGAACAGTACGGGGATTTACTTTGCCTTGGTACTATTGCAGACATTGTTACCTTAACCGAGGAAAACCGTGTTTTTGTATCTTTGGGTTTAAAGCTTTTGGATGATCCTCAGAACTTAGGTTTGAAAGCTTTGATTCAGGAAGCAGGCCTTTCCGGTAAGGTTCTGACCTCTTCTCACGTGGGCTTTATTATTGCTCCCAGAATTAATGCTGTGGGCAGATTGGGCAATGCAGTGGATGCAGTAAAACTGTTTACCACTTCCAATGCCAAAGAAGCTGAAACCTTAGCAAAAATGTTGTGCGATGAAAATGTTCGTCGTCAGACGATTGAGCAGGAGATTTTATTAACAGCTTGTCAGATTATTGATAAAGAAAAACTTCACACTACTGACAGAGTAATCGTGTTGGCATCTGAAGCGTGGCATCATGGGGTAATCGGAATCGTAGCTTCCAGAATTACCGAACGTTACGGAAAACCCTGTGTGTTAATGGCAATAGACGGTAATGAAGCGAAAGGTTCTTGCCGTGGGGTTCAGGGATTCAATATGTTTGAAGCATTGTCTTATTGCGACGATTTGCTTTTAAAATTCGGTGGACACGAATTGGCAGCAGGTTTAACTGTTTCTAAAGATAATATTGATGCATTCCGTGAAAAAATCAATGCATATGCCAAAGAAAATTTCAACACCAAAGTGTATGTGGAAGAAATTGCTTATGAAGGTAAGATTACCGACAAAGATATCAATTTGGAATTAACCGATATGTTGGAAAGCATTCAGCCGTGCGGAATGGGTAATCCCATGCCTCAGTTCCTGATTGAAAAGGTGAAAATTGAAAATCTTACTTATTTTGGCGATGAAAAACATATTCGTTTGCGTTTTTCCAAAAAAAGCTTTTCCATTATGGTAATCGGTTTTGGATTGGGTACTAACGAAAGCTTCCGTATGCTTCGTGATGGTGATATTGTGAACGCAATTGTTTCTCCTTACACGAACGAGTATCGCGGCAAAAAGTATCCCGCCCTGAAACTGAAAGATATTAAATTGGTATAA
- a CDS encoding bifunctional (p)ppGpp synthetase/guanosine-3',5'-bis(diphosphate) 3'-pyrophosphohydrolase produces MEQFSHLLDKITKYNPKCNRELLEKTYRFCKDAHEGQFRRSGEPYYNHPFAVAEIIAELNLDDESICAALLHDTIEDTEYGYDYVKKEFGEDIANIVDGVTKLGRIEFSTKEEEQVENLRKMFMAMAKDIRVILIKLADRLHNMRTMKSMPEHKRREKALETMEIYAPIAHRLGIYNLKWELEDLSLLYLDPIGYKEISTGIAKKRTQRLQIVDDIKEQLTDKLSEIGVQAHIEGRAKHFYSIYKKMYSKNITLDEIYDLFALRIIVGTITDCYTVLGCVHELYKPIPGRFKDYISMPKKNMYQSLHTTLVSHAGTPFEIQIRTWDMHRTAEYGIAAHWKYKEGAQNKNSTGDKFQWVRQLLETEKDFSNPSEYISHIKIDLFADEVFVFSPKGDVYSLPSGSTPIDFAFMVHSAVGWRMVGAKVNNRIVPIDQHLQNGDIVEIITSANSQGPHSDWLKIARTSQARSKINQWFKKEKREENIQKGKELLEKEIKKFDMTLKDLVENEELFGYISKKYSVARVEDFYAIVGYGGITAQKIGLRIEDYLERTRPQSDESVLAEIQNTSKDKQGKHVKQGIVVKGQEGCLVRTAKCCSPVPGDKVVGYITRGRGVTIHRADCVALRDIERSDGDRNRLVEATWEAEDGHTHSVDLAVTSADRSGLLVDLTLALNDMKVPVNALTAKVLKDGSGLIQINIDVTGQDQLNKILVRLNNVKSVISAKRI; encoded by the coding sequence ATGGAGCAGTTTTCCCATCTTTTAGATAAGATTACCAAATATAATCCCAAATGTAACCGGGAGCTTTTAGAGAAGACTTATCGGTTTTGTAAGGATGCCCATGAAGGACAGTTTCGTCGTAGTGGTGAACCTTATTATAATCATCCGTTTGCTGTTGCAGAAATTATCGCAGAGTTGAATTTGGATGACGAATCGATTTGTGCTGCATTACTTCATGATACCATCGAGGATACCGAATATGGTTACGATTACGTGAAGAAAGAATTTGGCGAAGATATTGCTAATATTGTTGACGGTGTGACCAAATTAGGTCGGATTGAATTTTCCACCAAAGAAGAGGAACAGGTAGAGAATCTTCGCAAAATGTTTATGGCAATGGCGAAGGATATCCGCGTGATTTTAATCAAACTTGCAGACCGTTTGCATAATATGCGAACCATGAAGAGTATGCCGGAGCATAAGCGCCGTGAAAAAGCGCTGGAAACTATGGAAATCTATGCTCCTATTGCGCACCGTTTGGGGATTTATAATCTGAAGTGGGAATTGGAAGATCTTTCTTTATTGTATTTGGATCCCATCGGTTATAAAGAAATTTCCACCGGGATTGCCAAGAAAAGAACCCAGCGTCTTCAGATTGTTGACGATATTAAAGAGCAACTCACCGACAAGCTTTCTGAAATCGGTGTTCAGGCTCATATTGAGGGCAGAGCTAAACATTTTTACAGCATCTATAAAAAGATGTATTCCAAGAACATCACCTTAGACGAAATCTATGATTTGTTCGCTCTTCGTATCATTGTGGGCACCATCACAGATTGTTATACCGTGTTAGGTTGTGTTCACGAACTATATAAACCGATTCCGGGCAGATTTAAAGATTATATCAGTATGCCCAAAAAAAATATGTATCAGTCCTTGCACACCACTTTGGTGAGCCATGCAGGAACTCCCTTTGAAATTCAGATTCGTACCTGGGATATGCACAGAACTGCTGAATATGGGATTGCTGCTCACTGGAAGTACAAGGAAGGTGCCCAGAACAAGAACTCCACGGGAGATAAATTCCAATGGGTTCGTCAGCTTCTGGAAACCGAAAAAGATTTTTCCAACCCATCGGAATATATCAGTCATATTAAAATTGACTTGTTTGCCGATGAGGTATTTGTGTTCTCCCCGAAAGGAGACGTATATAGTCTTCCCAGCGGTTCCACTCCCATCGACTTTGCATTTATGGTGCATAGTGCGGTAGGTTGGAGAATGGTTGGCGCTAAAGTGAATAATCGTATCGTTCCCATTGACCAGCATCTGCAAAATGGGGATATTGTGGAGATTATTACTTCCGCTAATTCTCAGGGCCCCCATTCCGATTGGTTGAAAATTGCACGTACCAGTCAGGCGCGAAGCAAAATCAATCAGTGGTTCAAAAAAGAAAAAAGGGAAGAAAATATCCAAAAGGGAAAAGAATTGCTTGAAAAAGAAATCAAGAAATTCGATATGACCTTAAAGGATTTAGTAGAAAACGAAGAACTCTTTGGCTACATTTCCAAAAAATACAGCGTGGCAAGAGTGGAAGACTTTTATGCCATTGTTGGTTACGGCGGTATCACCGCTCAGAAAATCGGTCTTCGAATTGAAGATTATCTGGAACGAACCCGTCCTCAAAGTGATGAATCTGTGTTGGCAGAAATTCAGAATACTTCCAAGGATAAGCAGGGGAAACATGTAAAACAGGGAATTGTGGTAAAAGGGCAGGAGGGTTGTCTTGTTCGTACCGCAAAATGCTGTTCTCCTGTTCCCGGGGATAAGGTTGTGGGATATATTACCCGAGGCAGAGGTGTTACCATTCACCGTGCTGACTGTGTGGCTCTTCGTGATATAGAGCGTTCCGATGGTGACAGAAACCGTTTGGTGGAAGCCACCTGGGAGGCGGAAGACGGCCATACTCACAGCGTAGATTTGGCGGTTACTTCTGCAGACCGATCCGGCTTACTGGTTGATTTGACGTTGGCATTAAACGATATGAAAGTTCCTGTCAACGCCTTAACCGCAAAAGTGTTGAAAGACGGTTCCGGTTTAATTCAGATTAATATCGATGTTACCGGTCAGGATCAGCTGAATAAGATTTTAGTTCGTTTAAACAATGTTAAGAGCGTTATTTCTGCGAAACGAATTTAA
- a CDS encoding RNA methyltransferase: MKEITSVKNKTVCEVKKLKQKKYRTQTGTFLAEGYRNVCDSMKKTLPEMVFLEETFEFAVPQCENTYLVTKEVMKEICDTDTPQGIAAVFRIPEEEAISSSKMLLLNGVSDPGNMGTILRTALAAGFGDIVLDEKCADVYSPKVIRSAMSAVFSLNLVRCKSLEDVIVKLKQNGYQICAAALTEEAVSLYETKFFGKTALMFGSEANGISEELLQLADVFYMIPMEKEIESLNVAVAAGISMYELVRRQN; the protein is encoded by the coding sequence ATGAAAGAAATCACCAGTGTGAAAAACAAAACGGTATGTGAGGTTAAAAAACTCAAACAAAAGAAATACCGTACCCAAACAGGAACCTTTTTGGCAGAAGGGTACCGTAATGTGTGTGACAGCATGAAAAAAACTCTTCCGGAAATGGTTTTTTTAGAAGAAACTTTTGAGTTTGCAGTACCGCAATGCGAAAATACCTATTTGGTTACCAAAGAGGTGATGAAGGAAATTTGTGATACAGACACCCCACAAGGGATTGCGGCTGTATTTCGGATTCCCGAAGAAGAAGCAATCAGTTCTTCTAAAATGCTTCTGTTAAATGGCGTTTCTGATCCCGGCAATATGGGAACGATTCTTCGCACTGCTTTAGCAGCAGGTTTTGGCGATATCGTTTTAGATGAAAAATGTGCCGATGTGTATTCACCTAAGGTGATTCGATCTGCAATGTCGGCAGTCTTTTCATTAAATTTAGTTCGCTGTAAATCTTTGGAAGATGTGATTGTAAAATTAAAACAAAACGGATATCAGATATGTGCGGCTGCCCTGACCGAAGAAGCTGTTTCCTTGTATGAAACAAAGTTTTTTGGAAAAACCGCTTTAATGTTTGGTTCTGAAGCCAACGGAATTTCAGAAGAACTATTGCAATTAGCCGATGTTTTCTACATGATTCCGATGGAAAAAGAGATTGAATCCTTAAATGTGGCGGTTGCTGCAGGGATTAGTATGTATGAGTTGGTACGACGGCAGAATTGA
- a CDS encoding zinc ribbon domain-containing protein, whose translation MAWYDKVRSTATKTAKYAKDKSTDLYDITRMSFAINEKENKIDKIFRNIGMLTYRDHENGAEFSEDIVLLLEDIDKKYEEIDALKAEINKIKNVEVCPECKKTNPNGANFCLSCGAKLK comes from the coding sequence ATGGCATGGTATGACAAGGTGAGAAGTACCGCAACCAAAACTGCAAAATACGCAAAGGATAAGTCCACCGATCTTTATGATATTACCCGGATGTCTTTTGCAATTAACGAAAAAGAAAATAAAATTGACAAAATTTTCAGAAACATCGGAATGCTTACTTATCGTGATCACGAAAACGGTGCTGAGTTTTCCGAAGATATTGTGTTATTGTTAGAGGATATTGATAAAAAATACGAAGAGATTGATGCCTTAAAAGCAGAAATCAATAAAATTAAAAACGTGGAAGTTTGCCCGGAATGTAAAAAAACCAATCCGAATGGAGCTAATTTTTGCTTATCCTGCGGCGCAAAATTAAAATAA
- the alaS gene encoding alanine--tRNA ligase — MEKMGLNQIREEFLSFFQEKAHLRMQSFPLVPINDNSLLLINAGMAPLKKYFTGEETPPSKRVTTCQKCIRTPDIERVGKTARHGTFFEMLGNFSFGDYFKNEVTGWAWEFITERMKLPVDRLWVSVYQDDDEAYDIWTKKVGVSPDRMVRLGKEDNFWEIGTGPCGPCSEIYFDRGEENGCGSPDCAVGCDCDRFVEFWNLVFTQFDKDKDGNYNRLAHPNIDTGMGLERIAAIMQGVGSLFEVDTVKRVLDTVCQMSGKTYGAAHETDVSIRVVTDHIRSTVFLVSDGVIPSNEGRGYVLRRLLRRAARHGKLLGIDKMFLTELADVVISQSKDAYPELAEKQDYIKKIISTEEEKFYKTIDAGLLMLSDFITDMKAKNETVFDGEVAFKLYDTYGFPLDLTKEVVEENGFTLDEDKYQACMNEQREKARNARGDTSTLGWENEVAKLIKDLPFCEFIGYDNLTCDATVTAILKDGELVDALGTGESGTVLTNTTVFYGESGGQAGDTGILSANGVKAVVTDTVKYTDGKFGHMVTVESGVLEKGATISMEVDKAKRLATARNHSTTHLLQKALQTVLGDHVHQAGSYVTPERLRFDFAHFEAMTADEIEKVEALVNDAILSAMEINCRVMPIDEAKKLGAMALFGEKYGDNVRVVTMGDYSMEFCGGTHLTNTAQAGLFKIVSESGVAAGVRRIEAVTGTNYLEYMAKREELLKETAKVLKVNNLSDLTVRANQFVDEMKAQKQQMDELRAKLSKGEADEILNSAKDVSGVALITAQKEGATVDMLRNLCDEIKNKFAENPVVIVLSNLADDKITFLASANKAATAKGAHAGNIIREVTKAAGGSGGGKPDMAQGGGKDASKIADAIALAEEVLKGQL, encoded by the coding sequence ATGGAAAAAATGGGTCTTAACCAAATCCGAGAAGAATTTTTATCATTCTTCCAGGAAAAAGCGCATTTAAGAATGCAGTCTTTTCCTTTGGTGCCGATTAACGACAACTCCCTCTTGTTAATCAATGCAGGGATGGCACCTTTAAAAAAATATTTTACGGGAGAAGAAACTCCTCCCTCCAAACGTGTAACCACCTGTCAGAAATGTATCAGAACTCCTGATATTGAACGTGTTGGAAAAACCGCACGTCACGGTACTTTCTTTGAAATGCTGGGGAATTTCTCCTTTGGTGATTACTTTAAAAACGAAGTAACCGGCTGGGCATGGGAATTTATTACCGAACGTATGAAATTACCCGTGGACAGACTGTGGGTCAGCGTGTATCAGGACGATGATGAAGCATATGATATCTGGACCAAAAAAGTTGGTGTTTCTCCCGACCGTATGGTTCGTTTAGGCAAAGAAGATAACTTCTGGGAAATCGGTACCGGTCCCTGCGGTCCTTGTTCTGAAATTTACTTTGACCGTGGTGAAGAAAACGGATGCGGCAGCCCCGACTGTGCAGTTGGTTGTGACTGTGACCGTTTCGTAGAATTCTGGAACCTGGTATTTACCCAGTTTGATAAAGATAAAGACGGCAACTATAACCGTCTGGCTCATCCTAATATTGACACCGGTATGGGTCTGGAACGTATCGCTGCAATTATGCAGGGCGTTGGTTCCTTATTTGAAGTTGACACCGTAAAAAGGGTGTTGGACACCGTTTGTCAGATGTCCGGCAAAACCTATGGTGCTGCTCACGAAACCGACGTTTCTATCCGTGTGGTAACTGACCATATCCGTTCCACCGTGTTCTTGGTATCTGACGGTGTTATTCCTTCCAACGAAGGCAGAGGCTATGTGTTAAGAAGATTACTCCGTCGTGCAGCCCGTCACGGAAAACTGTTGGGAATCGACAAAATGTTCTTAACTGAACTTGCCGATGTGGTAATTTCCCAGTCCAAAGATGCATATCCGGAACTGGCGGAAAAACAGGATTACATCAAGAAAATTATCTCCACAGAAGAAGAAAAATTCTATAAAACCATTGATGCAGGCCTCTTAATGCTCAGCGATTTCATCACTGATATGAAAGCGAAAAACGAAACCGTGTTTGATGGTGAAGTGGCTTTCAAACTGTACGATACCTACGGCTTCCCCCTGGATTTAACCAAGGAAGTAGTAGAAGAAAACGGCTTTACTTTAGATGAAGACAAGTATCAGGCTTGTATGAATGAACAGAGAGAAAAAGCGAGAAACGCCCGTGGTGATACCTCCACTTTAGGTTGGGAAAATGAAGTTGCAAAACTCATCAAAGACCTGCCGTTCTGCGAATTTATCGGCTATGATAACTTAACTTGTGATGCAACTGTTACCGCTATCTTAAAAGACGGCGAACTGGTTGACGCTTTAGGTACAGGAGAATCCGGCACCGTTCTGACCAATACCACCGTATTCTATGGTGAAAGCGGCGGACAGGCAGGGGACACCGGTATTCTGTCTGCAAACGGCGTGAAAGCAGTTGTTACCGATACTGTTAAATATACTGACGGTAAATTTGGTCATATGGTAACCGTGGAATCCGGCGTTTTAGAAAAAGGCGCAACCATTTCTATGGAAGTGGATAAAGCAAAACGTCTTGCAACTGCAAGAAACCATTCCACCACTCACTTACTGCAGAAAGCTCTGCAGACCGTGTTGGGTGACCACGTTCATCAGGCAGGTTCTTATGTAACCCCCGAACGTTTACGTTTTGACTTTGCTCATTTTGAAGCAATGACCGCTGATGAAATTGAAAAAGTAGAAGCTCTGGTAAACGATGCCATCTTATCTGCAATGGAAATCAATTGCAGAGTAATGCCCATTGATGAAGCGAAAAAACTGGGTGCTATGGCACTCTTCGGCGAAAAATACGGCGACAATGTTCGTGTGGTAACCATGGGCGATTATTCTATGGAATTCTGTGGCGGTACTCACTTAACCAACACTGCTCAGGCTGGTCTGTTTAAAATTGTTTCCGAAAGTGGTGTAGCGGCAGGCGTTCGCAGAATTGAAGCCGTAACCGGTACCAACTATCTGGAATATATGGCAAAAAGAGAAGAACTGTTAAAAGAAACTGCGAAAGTGTTAAAAGTAAATAACCTTTCTGATTTAACTGTTCGTGCAAATCAGTTTGTTGATGAAATGAAAGCACAGAAACAGCAGATGGATGAACTTCGTGCAAAACTTTCCAAAGGGGAAGCAGACGAAATCTTGAATTCTGCAAAGGATGTTTCCGGCGTTGCTTTAATCACCGCACAAAAAGAAGGGGCAACCGTGGATATGCTCCGTAATCTGTGTGACGAAATTAAGAATAAATTTGCAGAAAATCCCGTTGTGATTGTTCTGTCTAACTTGGCAGACGATAAAATCACCTTCTTAGCAAGTGCCAACAAAGCGGCAACTGCAAAAGGTGCACACGCAGGTAACATCATCCGTGAAGTAACCAAAGCGGCAGGCGGTTCCGGTGGCGGTAAACCTGATATGGCACAGGGTGGCGGTAAAGATGCTTCTAAAATTGCGGATGCGATTGCGTTGGCAGAAGAAGTTCTGAAAGGACAGTTGTAA